Genomic DNA from Rhodothermales bacterium:
GCAAGTCTGACCCACACAAACCTTGGTCGCATCTACGATGTCGGCCGCGCCTCGACGGAAGATGGCGCCGAGGAAATTGACTTCATCGCGATGGAGTTGATCGAAGGTGAGACTCTGAAGGCGAGGCTTGAGCGGGGCACGCTCTCGACCGACGAGGCCGTTGGCGTGGCGATGGACGTGGCCCGCGGTTTGGCCGCGATTCATGCCTCGGGGATGATCCATCGGGACATCAAGCCGTCCAACCTGATGCTTCTTCCGGACGGCTCCGCGAAGGTCCTGGACTTCGGGTTGATGCGGATTGTTGACGGGGTCGATCACACCAGAACCGGGGTTATGGTGGGCACGGTGGCGTACTTCAGCCCTGAGCAGGCGCGCGGCGAGGCACCTGATCATCGAAGTGACCTGTTCAGTCTTGGCGTCGTGATCTACGAAATGCTGACGGGGAAGCGGGCCTTCGCGTCGGCCTACGATCAGGCGGTGGTGTATCACATTCTGCATGAGGAGCCGCCGAGCCTTCATGACTTGCGCCCGGACCTGCCACATGCTGTGGTCGAGGTGGTGGAACGCCTGCTGCGCAAGTCTGCTGATGACCGCCACCAGTCGGCGGAGGCGGTGATTCGGGGGCTGGAAGCGGCGGTTGGAGGTCGAAGTGTCGCCGCCGCACCGGAGGCACCGGTTGCGAATCCAAGGGACACCCGTGCGGGAGTCACAAAGGTGGTGGCCCTGATTGTGGTCGTCGCGCTTACTGCCGTTGCATACGGACTGGCCACGAGAGAAGGGCAGACACCCGAGCCGGACTTGCCCTCGTATCGACCGATCGTGCTGGAAGCCATGGATCAGGCGCAGAATCTGAGGTTGTCCGGCGACCACCGATACCTGGCGTTTTCCGGGGCGGACACTTCCGGGCGAGCTGGATTGTTTGTGTACGATGCGGCGACGGGCGACAGGCACGGGGTGCACGACGGCGTGGTGTCGGATCCTGCAGACTTCTCGCCGAGCGGAACGCGCATCGCCTATGCCCCAGCCCAACAGGGCGTTTGGGTTGCCGATGCACTGGGTGGCAACCGCAGGCAGGTCGACCCGTCCGGCCGGCATCCTGTCTGGCTTGACGAGACGACACTACTGTACATGCGAGACCAGTGGGTGGGCCCTTCGACTCCAGGTCAGCACGGCCTCTGGAAGACCGAACTCGACACGGGAGAGAGTGCGCGACTGATCGCGGTCCCGGACTCCTCGATGTTTCGATATGTGCCCGGTGGAAAACTGGGAGACACAGGTCTCGCCTATGGACACGTCGAGCGGGTCAGATACCTCATCAGCGACTCGACGCACCTCTTCTTTCTGGATCCGATG
This window encodes:
- a CDS encoding serine/threonine-protein kinase, translating into MPPGLVGATLSRYRIEEELGRGGMGVVYRAVDTQLGRSVALKVLTKPDDPERRERFLREARSGASLTHTNLGRIYDVGRASTEDGAEEIDFIAMELIEGETLKARLERGTLSTDEAVGVAMDVARGLAAIHASGMIHRDIKPSNLMLLPDGSAKVLDFGLMRIVDGVDHTRTGVMVGTVAYFSPEQARGEAPDHRSDLFSLGVVIYEMLTGKRAFASAYDQAVVYHILHEEPPSLHDLRPDLPHAVVEVVERLLRKSADDRHQSAEAVIRGLEAAVGGRSVAAAPEAPVANPRDTRAGVTKVVALIVVVALTAVAYGLATREGQTPEPDLPSYRPIVLEAMDQAQNLRLSGDHRYLAFSGADTSGRAGLFVYDAATGDRHGVHDGVVSDPADFSPSGTRIAYAPAQQGVWVADALGGNRRQVDPSGRHPVWLDETTLLYMRDQWVGPSTPGQHGLWKTELDTGESARLIAVPDSSMFRYVPGGKLGDTGLAYGHVERVRYLISDSTHLFFLDPMSKVLTLGESGIAHPRIVGNRIVFETEVDASVRTALLDLRRGRLMGSSEEVARPALGSLGGAAWSVSAQGALLLGPTRIRERRPTRLFEVFPGDSVRTVPVQAEFGLRDVPFDLPAVSQDGRRLAFQVSSAMGEAPKVLVLDLRLGLITMVGDNHVHPRWTPEGGVMMTARASGTSVVWGDGGLIATAHPPLAAPSPDGRFVAYQATAEPAESGDAFPRMSRVVLAIRDLASGREMNFQRVDSRLQRFWQFSPDSRFVAWTVFEREQTRIWVASTDGSFLQPLPLASVNFPHWGADGYLYYYHASESGEQIMRLPVATEPGFRVLGVPEDVAWGEGGLRLATDPSGSRLFVSGRRLELGPPPSKDGEQALLVEDWIQSRGS